The Epinephelus moara isolate mb chromosome 21, YSFRI_EMoa_1.0, whole genome shotgun sequence DNA window TGTGATATACAACAAACAGAGCAATGCAGTTAATAACAAATATCATCATAACCTATCATTGTCATAAAGGCTCATTGTTGTACACAACCAGTAGctcaaaatgtaatattgtTTTCCCAGTCACCACTGGGTGGCAGTAGCACATCAACTGTAAGGAGACGGGATACCTTTTTATGACAGCCATGAAGACAGATATGAGTTTTTGCATTTAACAATTTTATGATTTCACTACAAAATAAAGTCTGTACTTTTGTAATGTGTCATGATGCATACATGGCAAAATCATTCAGATTTCCATAAACATTAAGTGCAAAATCACAAATTACACAACAGCCCTGCAGTCATGTGCATTACTCTTATATAAAACCATAAATATTAAGGTTATTTTTTATACAAGCCAGAAGCACCACAGGGTACAGAAAGTTCTGGTACAGTTTAACCTCTGGTGATGTCCACTACTCACTGTGCACCAGATGGCACTGCCTGCAGTGTGTTATGTGCATTACTCTGGCAGCTTTCAGTCTTGTCAGACACTGTGTTGTTAAGGTGACATTGCAGAGCAGAGGGGAAGTGCCACAGTGTCTGTCAACAGCAGTTCCTGAGCCTGTGTCTGTAAACCATCAACTTGCGTGATGTCAGTTCTTGAGCAAGAGCTAGAGCTCACACTGCAAACTGATTGGTTTTGAATCATGCTGCATTAGATCTCTGGTGCTCCTTATCTTCAAGGCCTTTCTGTGCCTCCCAAGGCCTCTGTGCTTAGAAGCTGCATCAGACAGGACTTTGTATTGCTCAGATTGAATGAAGCGTGGGAAGGAGCCGTTCTCCATCAGGCTGTAGATTTTCCTCTGTGCCACAACAAAACATGTTGGAGTTGGCTGCTGGAGATTCTGGCTGATGATCTCTCTTGTGTGGAAATCTAAGTTTACCTGCAAAGATATGGAAAGGAAAACAGCTAGAATAACTGAATGTAGATTTTAATAGTGCAGCACATATTGCTCAGTGTGTGCAGCCACCTGCATCTTTACCACAGTCAGAAAGTAACTATTTAAATGCTGGTTGCTGTGGTTGATGTACAGTAAATGATACAGGTCAGCCTTTTTTTAGGACTTGAACCTTTTTATCAGAAAATtgcacttaaagggacagttcaccccaaaatcaaacatacatgtatttttcctcttacctgtagtgctatttatcagtctagattgttttggtgtcacTTGCCGAGTGTTGTGGATATCAGTCGTAGCGATTCTCCAATATAAGGGGCTGTACATATGCTGTGTCTTTAACCCTTTGAGTACATGAGGTTGGGTGCTGGGCACGACTCTTGTgcctactctgtgccaactttcaagggcatggaggcaggttgcgtctCAGGTTGctaaggccctgtttagacgacaacggtttctctaaaaacggaaaagtctgtcctttgcgttttaaaaaacttctgcgtttatatgacgacgttattgaaacgatccccgatcacacggagccgcaaaatccactggaaacgctgtactatgcacgccaggccaatgggtggcagtgtaaatttgcaaagcaacaccactgcatgacgccatgcgcctgcgctgaagcgccttcctctacaatgccgtgattacaaaccaaaacaaagaagacactatggcgaaagcatgcacagataactttgtctggatggacgacgaggtggagttgctacagtaacagatctacacttcattTCAAATcaatagggtgagcagcacaaacagagctcagcattgttgttgtgacggtcggcatgcctagtgactcgaaccgtaatgcgcatgtgcgaaaagtctccgttttcagaggaactgcatattgcaagtttacatgacaaggGAGAcactgccgtttccaaaaaattgcactctggaacccgttttcaaaacgttgcgttatcaggcacccaaaacgccgctgtcgttaaacgatcggccaaaacgcaactaaagtttaccgttttcagttgaaatcgttgtcgtataaacgggacctaagtgaccataaccagcaccgtatcatagcttgcttaccagaaatcctgagtgcagagctgatcttcttccaggcgttgttttgtaagtgtgtattagGCCAAGAATACTGtatgtgggacagatgtaaagctctggcagccctgaactaaaataatcaatttcttcttcatatttatctcagactgatatttacagaagaagggaaagatatctgccaGCTGTGATTTGTCGTTCCTCGTCACATGAAATGTGGTGCACGCTGCTGCATTCGacaagttgaactctgtttatctcagggcgcagCCATTGCAGCCTGAAAAACAGGCACTTGGGAACATGTGCGCACCGCTTTGGCATCGCTCTGGCTGAGCATGCCAGCATCTACATTGAAatcaatgaatttgagggcgcaaaaacacgtggcatgtgtacggcccctacttgaactagatggcactcagcttgtggtgctcagagtaCCAAAAAAtactagcctggttccagaccatagaccccgcccactcaactgagtaggcttgcatctctggtctggcatacttcaatgaatttgcgatttatctcgtccaaacgatggacggaccaatgaacgccgggggtctagcgattagccaatcagcgccacgctgatgtcaagctgtacgccggtgggtaactggtgaggatagcaacaatggcgaccgctacagatcctacagaccacattaatgatgctatcgaggtatttcgccactactcgcgttaatggaggaccaaattaaggaagctgctaaactgcgatgcagctgggcgtgcatgacgacggagacattttaaacgggcaatgctcgcttgttttcggcacccccgaggcatggatactaatgacgtcagattctgggtgagtcgttgatctctactgattggttagggaaaaatcaaattccttcccccttgtaaatcgccttcaatggaagccatgtcagactgaaggttctgggagcttcagtctgacactcaggctaaaaaaatacatttgaaacactcaacagcaatgtctctttccagaaatcatgacctggttactcaagataatccacagaccttgttgtcagCAGTTTTATGTTGAGACTATTTTCTTTAAACAGACCTACGCTTGCCAACCGTATCACAGCGCAGAAGGAACGTGCATCTACTGGACAAGATGCTCGTGCTTgtgaccatggatgtataaaaagaactgGATAGCGTTGGAGGCGGGCCCTGTTCAAGCCAAAAAAGTGTGGCCTCACAGTTGTAAAATTACTTGGATCTTCTGCATCACTCCATAGAGTAGGAGGGCTAGAGACTTAGCTGTCCGAGTGGTTTAGCACTTCGCTagcttgaatggggataaaattgtTTAATCGCGTGGTTCTTCtagactttagaaatgttacTGGATCAAATGAAATTCTGATGgtaaaaaacagtcattttatggCAACTGTGACGCCCCACAAAatatatccactgatttacagacatctctttcccaGTAAGTCTGTgagaaagtctttttgggcccagtggcatcatgtgacagatcCCGACATTATAGAGTCACAGTTTGGCCACTTTATGTCAAATCGGCATCAGAGTCTGGTGCACTTACTGGGGGACATGCTAGTGACAGCACAAGTTGTAAACATAAATGGCGTCCTACTCAGTTGAGTTGTaactttagctagctcagtggtgctacatgagctagcagtagatgtacgCTTGGCAGGTATAGTTTCGTAGCAAAAAAAcagttccttcatgaaactgctcacaacaacgtctgcagattatcttgagtaaccaggtcatgatttctggaaagagacatcgatgttgagtttttcaaatgtatgtttttggcactttgagcaccacaagctgagtgccatctagcctTATTATATCTAAGaaagggcagacatctctatagctgatatctccagcactaagcaactcacaccaaaaaaatctagactagggtgaccatattttggtttccaaaaaagaggacactcggccggccacgacatagtctacttaaatgatactcgcagtctactcaaagatgccttatcattttaatatatttaaaatttatatgtatggatagaaaattcagttatattacaaaataatatctctcaaagacagaaattcagataggccccaataggggacacatacacacactagagtgtggcaatccgagcccgacggtactcGACGGGTCGGGCcaggtttggtcaaaaatgtataaattgtattcgggctcgggtcggattcacCGGACAGGacatgaaaagtggacatgtccgggcaaaagaggacgtttggtcagcctaatctagactgataaatagcactacaggaaGGAGTGAATATGTATGTTTGAATTTAGGGTGAACCGTCCCGTTAACTTATGTGTAAACTAAACAACGTTTTTCTTATGCTATGCTTGTATTTGGGTTTGAGCCCATTTTGCTGGACAAAAGTTCTCCCCTTATCATTCTGGCTCCTCATAGAGTTTGATTACCTGTTTGGGAGACTCGGCATTGACAAACTCTTTATAAATACTCGCTGCTCTCCGTGTCAAATCCTCTTGACTGTCAGAGGTTTTGAACTCTTGACAGGCGAGCCAGAAGTCCAGGTTTTCCTCACAGAACTCTGATTTCAGAAAGTCCCTAAATGCTTTTTGTCCACCTTTTACACAAGAGAACATAACCTCATTATCAGGAAAACAGAAACCAACCATGATATTAGTTTTGGTGCTTGAAAGCGGATGGAAATTACATTTCTTGGAAAGGAGTGTCTCAAGGGATTCTCCCAGTAGGcttgtttcatttgtttcctGTCTGCAGACAGGGGAGAAGGAAGGCTTTTGTaatttgttcacattttaaagaaaatattagaCAGCACAATATTAATATGCATTATGGCTAACTTAAAAGAATACCTGTTGATTTTCCTCCATGGCACTGGACTCTGGATGAAGTTATGCATTCTGGATTTCCATAAGTTATGTCtacaagagaggaggagaggttaaaggaatatttcctGCCCTAAAATTGTGATTTGTATATCAATTGCTCACCCCATGTTaaattgaatttgtaaagaaaactttgttttccttgtatgcctccatggtgaacagagaatcccaaaacacagaaaattcttgatgaatggaagtcataggggtccacattaaaaaacagcaaaactatatcaaaacacctgtttacaaactctcacacaactcgtgcagtataatccaagtctcatttatccagtcttatgctcagtacttctcaaacaaacaactctttctgatggggaactaaactaaaagtgaaacttatctatacTGTCTTCAAAGCCAGGATCCATTGTCAAAAACTGTGATTTTacttcactgaacacaggagctgctggtctaccgctgcctcaatccatagtttgtttgtgttactgtgtgactttgctgaacCAGAGCTTACAACTGAACACACCaaattcacacaataacataaacaaaccaactgatcaaggcagcagccAATACTTTTTctctccgaccttgtcacatatcaatgcttggtcatggacttttcatgtCGAGATATGaggtgcaaggtaccctgggtgcattaaTTGGTGATGtcctgggatgccgtgtcaccttcagcctgttacatgcattgtgtgttttcgaaatacatttctgttttcacaggaaatgtacactttgcatacagtacatgtggtTATATTTTGCCGACACATACACGTGGTTTGGTgtaggggaaaaaagaacaggttttGGTTTCACAATCTTAGGGGAATTGAACACtagcctcccgggtgaaagtcggtggttgttggacccccccttaactttcattgttgtcctgctgcgtttccccctgacatcGCTGGGCATCATTTAATAATAACAGCGACTGGCAGTGTATTATGCTGACGTGAGAGGATTGctttttttcgttggtgtctgatgttGGAAGTCACTTACCAAGCGTTGGTATTCGATGACTCAAAGACCAGGTTGccgcagtagaccagcagctcccgtgttcatcgaagtaaaattactgtttttgttaatggagtctggcttcactttcagttcagttccctgttggaaaagggctgtctgtttgggaagtactgggcatacgactggataaatgagacttggattatactgcatgagatgtgtgagagtttgtaaatagatgtactaatatagttttgctgttgataaAAACACAGACCCCTTTAACTTCAATACATAAAaatgtctctgtttttggattcttcgttaaccagaggcatgcaagaaagacaagttttcttcatgaactcagtgtaacacagggtAAGTAAATGATATGCAGATGATTATTTGGGaggttaagtattcctttaagaaagTCCCAAGTGCATTAAACAAAGAGCCTTAAAAAATAAGCCTTATTGCAAATGAGAAATACTGTACTTACATTCTCTTTGTGTCCTGGAGGTCCAGAGATGTCTTTGAGAGCCCGTTCATGGTTGAACTTGAATCACACTACCTCCTCTGTGAAAGATAATTTCAGTATGCATGCTGATGATGCTGAATCCTCAGAAGAATTTTCCTCATAGATTTCACTCAAATTTCCAACCTCACAGCTTCACCACTGGCTCCTGACTGCCTCGTCTCACTGATGAGGGTCAAAGCCAGAGTGGAATCCGACTGTGATGTCATGACACCACATTTCTCCCATAACTACAGGTCTCAGCAGGTCTTCTGTCTTTCTATCTTTAACCTCTGTTGACACACAGCCTGATTGTTGCGTAATTAGACGTAACCACATGAATACTCAAAGTGCGTCAAACCTTGTGCTCTTCCTTAATGTTTAATTATAGAACAAAACTATGCTGTGTGCTCCCATTCTCCATAGTTAAATGCCTCACATAGTCTCTATGGTTTTTAGCTCACCAATCAAGTCTGGGCTATTCTTAGTCACAGGTCAAGTGGTCATGAGTTTCTTTTAGCAGTtgaactttttcttttccttctgtgTGTTCTTTTTTCACAGCTTCTGGATTACCTCCCATCCACTATCAGTGCTCGTTCATTATATTTGACATTTATCAATTTTAGCTGCTTGTAATGCTGTTAATTTCACAACATTACACTAGCAAATTTCAGCAGCAGGGCAATACAATGTGTTTTACATACAACGtgcaaaataaacatattatgaaagga harbors:
- the LOC126383038 gene encoding regulator of G-protein signaling 21-like; its protein translation is MNGLSKTSLDLQDTKRIHNLWKSRMHNFIQSPVPWRKINRQETNETSLLGESLETLLSKKCGQKAFRDFLKSEFCEENLDFWLACQEFKTSDSQEDLTRRAASIYKEFVNAESPKQVNLDFHTREIISQNLQQPTPTCFVVAQRKIYSLMENGSFPRFIQSEQYKVLSDAASKHRGLGRHRKALKIRSTRDLMQHDSKPISLQCEL